A genome region from bacterium includes the following:
- the cofG gene encoding 7,8-didemethyl-8-hydroxy-5-deazariboflavin synthase CofG yields MGYPPPDHQRAVDYIDGKLDTRPLFERAGRIRDEGRGRTITYSPKVFVPITTLCRDVCTYCTFAKPPGAGGEYLTPDDVLAIAEAGDAAGCSEALLTLGDRPEERWPQARAFLDAQGYGTTIGYVRAMSELIVERTGLFPHANPGIMTSTEIEALRPTNVSMGLMLENISPRLMDPGMPHHNCPDKDPAVRMRTIEDAGAARVPFTTGILVGIGETTPEIVDSLFAIRDVHARRGHIQEVIIQNFRAKADTLMRRSAEPIPAWFARVVAVARWILGPEMNLQVPPNLTERYEIYLEAGINDWGGVSPLTIDWVNPEAPWPHLDQLRARTEAYGFELRPRLPVYPEFISETWIDRGLIGRARAATDERGYSRSVPKDVRLEVSL; encoded by the coding sequence ATGGGTTACCCGCCTCCCGACCACCAGCGTGCTGTCGACTACATAGATGGGAAGCTGGATACTCGCCCGCTGTTCGAGCGCGCGGGCCGGATCCGGGACGAGGGGCGGGGACGCACGATCACGTACAGCCCCAAGGTGTTCGTCCCGATCACCACCCTCTGCCGGGATGTGTGCACCTACTGCACCTTCGCCAAGCCACCGGGAGCGGGAGGCGAGTACCTGACGCCCGATGACGTGCTGGCCATCGCCGAGGCGGGTGATGCGGCCGGCTGTTCGGAGGCGCTCCTCACCCTGGGGGACCGCCCGGAGGAACGCTGGCCGCAGGCACGAGCGTTCCTGGATGCCCAGGGTTACGGAACCACCATCGGCTACGTCCGGGCCATGAGCGAGCTGATAGTGGAGCGTACGGGTCTGTTCCCCCATGCCAATCCCGGGATCATGACCAGCACCGAGATCGAGGCCCTGCGCCCCACCAACGTGTCGATGGGCCTGATGCTCGAGAACATCTCTCCCCGCCTGATGGACCCCGGGATGCCTCACCACAACTGTCCCGACAAGGATCCCGCTGTCCGGATGAGGACGATCGAGGACGCCGGCGCGGCGCGCGTGCCGTTCACAACCGGCATCCTGGTAGGTATCGGCGAGACCACCCCCGAGATCGTCGACAGCCTGTTCGCAATCCGGGACGTACATGCCCGCCGGGGCCACATCCAGGAGGTCATCATCCAGAATTTCCGGGCCAAGGCCGACACCCTGATGCGTAGATCGGCCGAGCCCATACCGGCGTGGTTCGCCAGGGTGGTGGCGGTGGCTCGCTGGATCCTCGGACCGGAGATGAACCTGCAGGTGCCCCCCAACCTCACCGAGCGGTACGAGATCTACCTGGAGGCCGGCATCAACGACTGGGGAGGCGTGTCACCGCTCACGATCGATTGGGTGAACCCGGAGGCGCCCTGGCCCCATCTGGACCAGCTGAGAGCCCGGACGGAGGCCTACGGCTTCGAACTGAGGCCTCGCCTGCCCGTCTATCCGGAGTTCATCAGCGAGACCTGGATAGACCGCGGCCTGATCGGACGGGCGCGCGCCGCGACCGATGAGCGGGGGTACTCTAGAAGCGTGCCGAAGGACGTCCGGTTGGAGGTATCCCTATGA